The Penaeus chinensis breed Huanghai No. 1 chromosome 29, ASM1920278v2, whole genome shotgun sequence genome window below encodes:
- the LOC125040956 gene encoding pancreatic lipase-related protein 2-like, producing the protein MSPAIIFMIILVAGSYTLIANPDFLRWRNQLGQQQVDQLTSHLYNVQGNDLNNELETDLRSHLPSFPEDQMGDLKDVRFLLWTRSNSGNGDYYRLFPDDAESLSGSPFVGSRPTYVLYHGFNDFGECGWILDSKTELLKLSDANVISVDWQTMVVPPWYNYAVENVYRVSNYTAGLLDWLHDITGLQASQLHIVGHSLGAHTAGMTGKRVTSGQVARVTGLDPAGPLFYNKSSDARIDRSDAAFVDILHANSGPLIEGCIALFEAVGHTDFYPNGGMHQPGCTLADHASSSGIRSDWLDLFGGCSHARATAYWVESLRARSAEERFHAWPCSDWDTFFTGGCPDCASGCLDMGFPSSQGLEGTYFLRTNPTSPYALGDVQ; encoded by the exons ATGTCGCCCGCGATCATTTTCA tgattATCTTGGTAGCTGGGTCATACACCCTTATCGCGAACCCAGATTTTCTGAGATGGAGGAACCAGCTGGGACAACAACAGGTCGACCAGCTGACAAGCCACCTCTACAATGTGCAGGGAAACGATCTAAACAATGAGTTGGAAACCGACCTCAGGAGTCATCTTCCCAGCTTTCCCGAGGACCAAATGGGAGACCTGAAAGACGTCCGTTTTCTCTTATGGACCCG CTCGAACTCCGGCAACGGCGACTACTACCGCCTGTTTCCCGACGACGCCGAGTCCCTCTCCGGCTCGCCCTTCGTCGGGAGCCGCCCGACCTACGTCCTCTATCACGGCTTCAACGACTTCGGCGAGTGCGGTTGGATCCTGGACTCCAAGACAG AGCTGCTGAAACTGAGCGATGCGAATGTGATTTCTGTGGACTGGCAAACGATGGTTGTTCCGCCATGGTATAATTACGCCGTCGAAAATGTCTACAGG GTGAGCAACTACACCGCCGGCCTGCTGGACTGGCTGCACGACATAACGGGGCTCCAGGCTTCGCAGCTGCACATCGTCGGGCACTCGCTCGGGGCGCACACGGCCGGCATGACGGGGAAGCGCGTCACGTCTGGGCAGGTGGCGCGAGTAACAG GCCTCGACCCCGCCGGCCCGCTCTTCTACAACAAGTCCTCCGACGCTCGCATAGACAGGTCGGACGCCGCCTTCGTGGATATCCTGCATGCCAACAGCGGGCCCCTTATCGAG GGATGCATAGCTCTCTTCGAAGCCGTCGGGCACACGGACTTCTACCCGAACGGCGGGATGCACCAGCCGGGCTGCACGCTGGCGGATCACGCTTCCTCCAGTGGCATCCGGAGCGACTGGCTTGATCTCTTCG GCGGCTGCAGCCACGCCCGCGCCACAGCCTACTGGGTGGAGAGCCTAAGGGCCCGCAGCGCCGAGGAGAGGTTCCACGCGTGGCCCTGCAGCGACTGGGACACCTTCTTCACCGGCGGCTGCCCCGACTGCGCCTCCGGCTGCCTGGACATGGGCTTCCCGAGTTCGCAAGG gcTCGAAGGAACATATTTCCTCCGAACGAACCCAACATCTCCATATGCTCTCGGAGATGTCCAGTAA